CATCCTTTCTTTTGGTGTCGCAACTTAATTGTAACGGATTTTTTTATTTGTCTCAATTTTTTTTTGCAAAAAATAAAGGCATTAGTATTTTTACAAATACCAACACCAAATATTATAGACCCAAAAAGCTTTAAAAAAAGCTTTAAAATCCTTTGGAAATTTAATGCCGCAACTTTCTGGGATACTGGTTCTTATAGGGATTATACTTTCAGTAATGGATAGGAATATGATTTCTTCTTTAATAGGTGAAAATTCAGGATTATTTGGATTTTTAATATCAGGGATAGTTGGATCAATAACCTTAATTCCTGGATTTGTTGCAATGCCTTTAATTTCATCTTTATTAAAATCAGGGGCAGGTTATACTCAAATGACCATGTTTTTAAGTACTCTTATGATGGTTGGGATAGTAACCTTACCACTAGAAATACAATATTTTGGGAAAAAAGTGACGTATAAAAGAAATATAGCATGTTTTTTCTTTTCAATTTTAATTGCTTTGATAATAGGAAGGTTAATCTAATGAAAAATATTTATAAAATTATAAAAATATATAAAGTATTTATTATTTTAGTAATAGCTAATATTATACTTGGAATTTTCTTTCCTAAAATAGGAAAGGATTCAGTATTAATAACCAAAGGAAATGTTTTAGAAATGTTAAAGGTAATTCCCCCTGTATTTGTGTTGTTAGGGCTTTTAGATGTTTGGGTTAAAAAGGAAGTAATGATAAAATATATGGGTGAAAAATCAGGAATTAAGGGATTAATATTAGCTTTTTTAGTAGGATCTTCAGCAGCAGGGCCTTTGTATATAGCCTTTCCAATTGCTGGGTTATTGCTGAGAAAAAAAGCAAGTTTTTTCAATGTTTTTATTTTTATTGGAGCTTGGTCAACAACAAAGATACCAATGCTTTTATTTGAA
Above is a window of Fusobacterium sp. IOR10 DNA encoding:
- a CDS encoding permease, coding for MKNIYKIIKIYKVFIILVIANIILGIFFPKIGKDSVLITKGNVLEMLKVIPPVFVLLGLLDVWVKKEVMIKYMGEKSGIKGLILAFLVGSSAAGPLYIAFPIAGLLLRKKASFFNVFIFIGAWSTTKIPMLLFEITNLGGKYALIRLCLSVVSIVTISFILNRTTTKKEKEYIINNLEIQKNKNQK
- a CDS encoding permease is translated as MPQLSGILVLIGIILSVMDRNMISSLIGENSGLFGFLISGIVGSITLIPGFVAMPLISSLLKSGAGYTQMTMFLSTLMMVGIVTLPLEIQYFGKKVTYKRNIACFFFSILIALIIGRLI